The following proteins are encoded in a genomic region of Falsibacillus pallidus:
- a CDS encoding argininosuccinate synthase → MSKKVVLAYSGGLDTSVAIQWLKEQGYSVIACCLDVGEGKDLDFIKDKALKIGAEKSYMIDAQDEFAEEFALTALQSHALYEGKYPLISALSRPLIAKKLVEVAEKEGASAVAHGCTGKGNDQVRFEVSIKALNPDLEVLAPVREWSWSREEEIDYASSRGIPVPINLDNPFSIDQNLWGRSNECGVLEDPWAAPPEEAYELTQALEKTPDQPELIEIEFEKGVPVALNNESLGLAKLIAKLNTIAGKHGVGRIDHIENRLIGIKSREVYECPAAATLLKAHKELEDITLVKEVAHFKPVIEQKITELIYNGLWFSPLTPALKGFLNETQKYVTGTIRVKLFKGNAIVEGRKSPYSLYNEKLATYTKEDAFNHQSSVGFIELWGLPTTVHSAIHQKGKVNA, encoded by the coding sequence ATGAGTAAAAAGGTTGTATTGGCCTATTCTGGTGGATTGGATACTTCTGTTGCAATCCAATGGCTTAAGGAGCAAGGATATTCTGTCATTGCATGCTGCCTGGATGTAGGCGAAGGCAAAGACCTTGATTTCATCAAAGACAAAGCATTGAAAATCGGTGCGGAGAAAAGCTATATGATTGATGCACAAGATGAATTTGCAGAAGAATTTGCATTGACAGCCCTGCAATCCCACGCTTTATATGAAGGTAAGTATCCATTAATATCTGCCCTATCGAGACCATTGATCGCCAAGAAGCTCGTCGAGGTCGCGGAAAAGGAAGGCGCATCAGCAGTTGCCCATGGCTGTACCGGTAAAGGGAATGATCAGGTGCGATTTGAAGTATCAATCAAGGCATTGAATCCTGATCTTGAGGTCCTTGCACCAGTTCGTGAATGGAGCTGGTCGCGTGAAGAGGAAATTGATTATGCATCATCAAGAGGAATCCCGGTCCCTATCAATTTGGACAATCCTTTCTCCATTGACCAGAACCTTTGGGGAAGAAGCAATGAGTGCGGTGTATTGGAGGATCCTTGGGCTGCTCCTCCCGAAGAGGCTTATGAGCTTACACAAGCTTTAGAAAAGACTCCCGATCAGCCGGAACTCATTGAAATCGAATTTGAAAAAGGTGTCCCTGTAGCATTGAACAACGAATCTCTCGGTTTGGCAAAATTGATTGCAAAACTGAATACGATTGCCGGCAAACATGGTGTTGGAAGAATCGATCATATCGAGAATCGTTTGATAGGGATCAAATCAAGGGAAGTATACGAATGCCCAGCAGCAGCAACCCTTTTAAAGGCACATAAAGAACTTGAAGACATCACTCTTGTGAAAGAAGTAGCACATTTTAAACCGGTCATTGAACAAAAAATCACAGAGCTTATTTACAATGGGTTATGGTTTTCTCCATTAACTCCGGCTTTAAAAGGATTTTTAAATGAAACACAAAAATACGTGACCGGTACCATACGAGTTAAACTTTTCAAAGGCAACGCCATTGTGGAAGGGCGCAAATCCCCTTATTCCCTCTATAATGAAAAGCTTGCTACTTATACAAAAGAAGATGCCTTTAATCATCAATCTTCCGTTGGGTTTATTGAATTATGGGGTCTGCCGACGACTGTACACAGTGCCATTCATCAAAAAGGGAAAGTGAACGCGTGA
- a CDS encoding MogA/MoaB family molybdenum cofactor biosynthesis protein has product MSVNAHKEKAPSSIRVSIITVSDTRTLETDKSGALMEALLKENGHIVLSRNIVKDEQNEIRSTFLSKIEEEEVQAVLINGGTGLARRDVTIETISSHFEKEISGFGELFRMLSYQEDIGSAAMLSRATGGTKDGKAIFITPGSTGAVRLAMEKLILPELSHIILELNK; this is encoded by the coding sequence ATGAGTGTCAATGCCCATAAAGAAAAAGCACCTTCTTCCATAAGAGTTTCCATCATCACCGTTAGCGACACCAGAACTCTCGAGACGGATAAAAGCGGGGCTTTGATGGAGGCGCTATTAAAGGAAAATGGACATATAGTGCTTTCGAGAAATATTGTTAAAGATGAACAGAATGAGATACGAAGCACATTTTTATCAAAAATAGAAGAAGAGGAAGTCCAGGCTGTACTTATCAATGGTGGTACAGGGCTCGCCAGGAGGGATGTAACGATTGAGACAATTTCCTCTCATTTTGAAAAGGAAATCTCAGGTTTCGGGGAACTATTCCGAATGCTCAGCTACCAGGAGGATATCGGGTCTGCTGCGATGCTCTCCCGTGCGACAGGGGGGACGAAGGATGGAAAAGCGATATTCATCACGCCCGGTTCAACAGGAGCAGTCCGGCTTGCGATGGAGAAGCTAATTCTTCCAGAGCTTTCTCATATCATTTTGGAATTGAATAAATGA
- a CDS encoding EcsC family protein yields MAWTKTDKKYWEDILAFEETLYKYEPNDLEKTYVKWVDQGFSMLPENLQEQFFEKLDSWLFHLHSLLQGSQIQNDARERILGTARIFDDDIQSISDLKKLNIDKLHYIAEQHAARHRVYSLIQGGIAGTGGPIAIGTDFLALAIMNLRAVQLTGMSYGYDVQTPFEMMSSLKVFHVATLPARMKSHGWEELKQQAKESYDYFYSGNEQLTNNTWLDEPLKQVIKAMFIQLFRKRLISGLPFISMAIGASVNYQVMRKVTTFSEKYYQFRYLTDKEGRLL; encoded by the coding sequence ATGGCTTGGACAAAAACTGATAAAAAATATTGGGAAGACATACTGGCATTTGAAGAAACTCTTTATAAATATGAACCGAATGATTTAGAAAAAACCTACGTAAAATGGGTCGATCAAGGATTTTCAATGCTGCCGGAGAATCTTCAAGAGCAATTTTTTGAAAAGCTGGATTCCTGGCTCTTTCACCTTCATTCCCTGCTGCAGGGCTCCCAGATTCAAAATGATGCACGGGAAAGAATCCTGGGGACAGCACGTATTTTCGATGATGATATACAATCCATTTCCGATTTGAAAAAGCTGAACATAGATAAACTTCATTACATAGCTGAGCAGCATGCAGCAAGGCACAGGGTCTATTCTTTGATACAGGGCGGAATTGCCGGAACTGGCGGTCCCATTGCAATCGGAACGGATTTCCTCGCTCTGGCCATCATGAATCTACGGGCAGTGCAGCTGACAGGCATGTCATATGGATACGATGTACAGACGCCGTTTGAAATGATGTCCTCTTTAAAGGTCTTCCATGTTGCTACGCTGCCGGCCAGGATGAAAAGCCACGGGTGGGAAGAATTGAAACAGCAAGCGAAGGAATCCTATGACTATTTCTACAGCGGGAATGAGCAGCTCACTAATAATACATGGCTTGATGAACCATTAAAGCAAGTGATCAAAGCAATGTTCATACAGTTGTTCAGAAAGCGTTTGATTTCAGGTCTACCGTTCATTTCAATGGCCATTGGGGCATCCGTCAATTATCAAGTGATGCGGAAGGTCACAACCTTTTCCGAAAAGTATTATCAGTTCCGCTATTTGACTGATAAAGAAGGAAGATTATTATGA
- a CDS encoding acetate kinase, with amino-acid sequence MAKMIAINAGSSSLKFQLFEMPEETVITKGLIERIGLKDSIFNITVNGEKVTEITDIPDHDVAVKMLLSKLTDLGIIKSLDEIEGIGHRVVHGGEVFNDSVLITDEVLDQISNLSDLAPLHNPANITGIKAFESVLPNVPAVAVFDTAFHQTMPESSFLYSLPYEYYEKFGIRKYGFHGTSHKYVSQRAAEMLGRPEEHLRLISCHLGNGASIAAIEGGKSIDTSMGFTPLAGVTMGTRSGNIDPALIPYIMEKTELTAEEVLDVLNKKSGMLGVSGFSSDLRDIEQEAEKGNERAELALEVFANRIHKYIGSYASRMNGIDAIIFTAGIGENSQSIREKVLRGLEFMGVYWDPALNKTRGQEAFLNYPHSPVKVMVIPTNEEVMIARDILRLTK; translated from the coding sequence ATGGCAAAAATGATTGCAATCAACGCTGGAAGCTCTTCTCTGAAGTTTCAGTTATTTGAGATGCCTGAAGAAACTGTTATCACAAAAGGACTAATCGAAAGAATCGGACTAAAAGATTCTATATTCAATATCACAGTAAATGGTGAAAAAGTAACAGAAATCACTGATATCCCTGATCATGATGTGGCAGTAAAAATGCTATTGAGCAAGCTTACTGATCTTGGCATCATCAAATCACTGGATGAAATCGAAGGAATCGGACACCGTGTGGTACATGGAGGAGAAGTCTTCAATGATTCCGTCCTAATCACAGATGAAGTCCTGGATCAAATCAGTAATCTATCTGACCTTGCTCCATTGCACAATCCTGCAAATATTACAGGAATCAAAGCATTCGAGAGCGTACTTCCTAACGTGCCGGCAGTGGCGGTATTCGATACTGCGTTCCATCAAACAATGCCAGAAAGCTCTTTCTTATACAGCTTGCCATACGAATACTATGAAAAATTCGGAATCCGCAAGTATGGATTCCATGGAACATCCCATAAATATGTTTCTCAGCGTGCTGCAGAAATGCTTGGACGTCCGGAAGAACATCTTCGACTCATTTCCTGCCACTTAGGAAACGGCGCCAGCATCGCAGCAATCGAAGGCGGGAAATCCATCGATACGTCAATGGGCTTCACTCCGCTTGCGGGTGTAACAATGGGTACGCGTTCAGGCAACATCGATCCTGCCTTGATTCCATATATCATGGAGAAAACAGAGCTTACGGCAGAAGAGGTTCTTGATGTTTTGAATAAAAAATCAGGAATGCTTGGTGTTTCCGGTTTCTCTAGCGACCTGCGCGATATTGAGCAAGAAGCAGAAAAAGGCAACGAACGTGCAGAACTTGCATTGGAAGTATTTGCGAACCGCATCCACAAATATATCGGATCTTATGCATCACGCATGAACGGAATCGATGCGATCATCTTCACTGCCGGTATCGGTGAAAACAGCCAAAGCATTCGTGAGAAAGTCCTTCGTGGTTTGGAATTCATGGGTGTATATTGGGATCCGGCATTGAACAAAACCCGCGGACAAGAGGCGTTCCTCAACTACCCTCACTCCCCGGTAAAAGTCATGGTCATCCCAACAAATGAAGAAGTAATGATTGCGCGTGACATCCTAAGACTAACAAAATAA
- a CDS encoding class I SAM-dependent methyltransferase, translating to MITSPVESLFQVFNETAELLAEELSCTYLEALAETGENIFHGSILQEEVSELGEKRLKKLYSSIHIEGLGKEDIRKAYQLAIIKGMREASQPNHQMTPDSIGLFLSYLIGKFMNGKKEFSLLDPAVGTGNLQFTIMNQLHDKTIQSFGVDVDDVLIRLAFSGANLIRQPLELFNQDALEPLFIDPVDCVVCDLPVGFYPNDVRAMEYKLKADKGHSYAHHLFIEQSVNHAKEGAYLFFLVPNGIFESEEAPKLREYIKDNVNIQGLVQLPMSLFKNEAAAKSIFVLQKKGEEIKAPKQGLMVKLPKLSNQKAMEDIFGKIDEWFEENK from the coding sequence ATGATAACCTCTCCAGTCGAATCACTATTTCAAGTATTCAACGAAACAGCTGAATTATTAGCAGAGGAATTATCTTGTACATATTTAGAAGCACTGGCGGAAACCGGAGAGAACATTTTCCACGGTTCCATCCTGCAAGAAGAAGTCAGCGAACTCGGAGAAAAAAGGCTCAAAAAGCTCTACAGCAGCATTCATATCGAGGGCCTTGGAAAAGAAGACATCCGAAAAGCCTATCAGCTGGCAATCATCAAGGGAATGCGGGAAGCATCCCAGCCAAACCATCAGATGACGCCTGACTCCATTGGATTATTCTTAAGCTACTTAATCGGAAAATTCATGAACGGGAAGAAAGAGTTTTCCCTGCTTGATCCTGCTGTAGGAACTGGGAACCTTCAATTCACGATCATGAATCAACTGCATGATAAAACGATTCAATCATTTGGAGTGGATGTGGATGATGTCCTCATACGGCTTGCATTCTCAGGAGCGAATCTAATCAGACAGCCATTGGAACTGTTCAATCAGGATGCATTAGAGCCGCTCTTCATCGATCCAGTCGATTGTGTGGTCTGTGATCTGCCGGTCGGCTTTTATCCAAACGATGTAAGGGCAATGGAGTATAAACTGAAAGCAGATAAAGGACATTCCTATGCTCACCATCTATTTATTGAGCAAAGTGTCAACCATGCAAAAGAGGGGGCTTATCTCTTCTTCCTGGTGCCTAACGGTATCTTTGAGTCAGAGGAAGCCCCGAAGCTCAGGGAGTACATCAAAGATAATGTTAATATCCAAGGCCTTGTTCAGCTGCCAATGTCCCTCTTCAAAAATGAAGCGGCAGCCAAGAGCATATTTGTCCTACAGAAAAAAGGAGAAGAGATTAAAGCGCCTAAGCAGGGTCTTATGGTGAAACTTCCAAAGCTTTCGAATCAGAAAGCAATGGAAGATATCTTCGGCAAAATTGATGAGTGGTTCGAGGAAAATAAATAA
- the tpx gene encoding thiol peroxidase, with protein sequence MASITFKQNPVTLLGNEVKVGDKAPDFKVLANDLSEVTLADSKGSVRIISVVPSIDTGVCDAQTRRFNEEASKLGNVKVLTISVDLPFAQKRWCAANGIENVQTLSDHRDLSFGEAYGVHIKELRLLARAVFVVDSSDEVTYVEYVSEATDHPNYEGAIEAAKAAN encoded by the coding sequence ATGGCTTCTATTACATTTAAACAAAACCCGGTAACTTTGTTAGGGAATGAAGTGAAAGTCGGAGATAAAGCCCCGGATTTCAAAGTTCTTGCAAATGATTTATCTGAGGTCACTTTAGCAGACTCTAAAGGCAGCGTCAGAATCATAAGCGTCGTACCATCCATCGATACTGGCGTCTGTGATGCACAGACAAGAAGATTCAATGAAGAAGCTTCTAAATTGGGAAATGTAAAAGTGTTGACGATTTCCGTTGATCTTCCTTTTGCTCAAAAACGCTGGTGTGCAGCGAATGGAATCGAGAATGTCCAAACATTGTCCGACCATCGCGATCTTTCCTTTGGAGAAGCTTACGGCGTCCATATCAAGGAACTAAGATTGCTTGCCCGCGCTGTATTTGTCGTTGACAGCAGCGATGAAGTCACTTATGTGGAATATGTAAGTGAAGCAACCGACCATCCTAATTATGAAGGTGCTATCGAAGCAGCAAAAGCAGCAAACTAA
- the ytfJ gene encoding GerW family sporulation protein: protein MSEHPIQGLMTTAMESLKEMIDVNTIIGDPVETPDGSVILTVSKVGFGFAAGGSEFNMNGKSGQSGSNGSGGGQQGQQSGPKHPFGGGSGGGVSITPIAFLIVNSHGVKMLHLDESTHLLEKILDVAPAAVEKIQNMLKKNDKKDSSSHNGQHYGQKQDLDL from the coding sequence ATGTCAGAACATCCAATTCAAGGCCTCATGACTACTGCAATGGAAAGTCTGAAAGAAATGATTGATGTCAATACCATTATCGGCGATCCAGTTGAAACTCCGGATGGCAGTGTGATTCTAACTGTATCAAAAGTAGGTTTTGGCTTCGCAGCCGGTGGAAGCGAGTTTAATATGAATGGCAAAAGCGGCCAGTCCGGATCCAATGGAAGTGGCGGCGGACAACAAGGACAGCAATCCGGTCCTAAACATCCATTCGGAGGAGGAAGCGGCGGAGGGGTTTCCATTACACCAATTGCTTTCCTGATTGTCAATTCCCATGGCGTCAAAATGCTCCACTTGGATGAAAGCACTCATTTGCTTGAAAAAATTCTTGATGTTGCACCAGCTGCAGTGGAGAAAATTCAGAACATGCTGAAGAAAAATGATAAAAAAGATTCTTCTTCCCACAATGGGCAGCATTATGGACAGAAGCAGGATTTAGATTTATAA
- a CDS encoding DUF2953 domain-containing protein, translating into MLKGRVYMYIAAIIIGIIILLFLLLWFTSLSIYLNLYHGQDNDHFQIQFKIWFGLIRYKVDIPMVQIDKDQPDIVLKQEVKKGKKEKVKKASKKRIRPSDILNSFQDTAELIRHVYGTHVIVNKFLAKIKVRNLQWHTLIGLKDAAATGMLAGAAWTLKSTIITFISTHCRLMDPPVIEVIPSFNRPISQISFKCMFRFRIGHAIFAGLKLIKYWNGGKPQFKTKPLSILSEEKNKHSL; encoded by the coding sequence ATGCTGAAAGGTCGTGTGTACATGTATATCGCAGCCATCATCATCGGCATTATAATTCTACTGTTCCTATTATTATGGTTCACCAGTCTTTCCATTTATTTAAATTTATATCATGGGCAGGATAACGACCATTTTCAAATTCAATTCAAGATATGGTTTGGACTCATAAGATACAAGGTTGATATCCCGATGGTGCAGATCGATAAGGATCAGCCGGATATTGTATTGAAGCAAGAAGTGAAAAAAGGAAAAAAGGAAAAAGTGAAAAAAGCATCAAAAAAACGGATCCGGCCGTCGGATATCTTAAATAGTTTTCAAGATACAGCTGAGTTGATACGGCACGTCTACGGAACCCACGTTATCGTGAACAAATTCCTCGCAAAGATTAAAGTCAGAAATCTGCAATGGCATACATTGATTGGATTGAAGGATGCAGCAGCCACTGGAATGCTGGCGGGGGCGGCATGGACATTAAAATCGACCATTATTACATTCATCAGCACCCACTGCCGCTTGATGGATCCCCCTGTGATAGAAGTGATTCCTTCCTTTAATCGCCCGATTTCTCAAATCTCATTTAAATGTATGTTTCGCTTCAGGATTGGGCATGCTATATTCGCAGGTTTGAAATTGATAAAGTACTGGAATGGCGGCAAACCACAATTTAAGACAAAACCTTTATCTATTTTGTCTGAAGAAAAAAACAAGCATTCCCTATAG
- a CDS encoding RDD family protein: protein MSEFDHNRTDEETETLSIKDDPSSISEPKDQYLERAAIPEEAARSFATAGFWMRFWAYLLDLIVIGSIDRLLIKPVFRLLDFQLHDTSMFAPISILFAIVFYGYFVLMTKYFGATIGKMVFGLRVISVKRDRLTWGTVLFREWIGRYISATVAILYILVAFMPKKQGLHDVFADTTVIHERRLETESFSNL, encoded by the coding sequence ATGAGTGAGTTTGATCATAATAGAACCGACGAAGAAACAGAAACCCTCTCAATCAAGGACGATCCATCTTCTATTTCAGAACCAAAGGATCAGTACTTGGAACGTGCAGCAATTCCCGAAGAAGCAGCAAGATCCTTTGCTACTGCAGGGTTCTGGATGAGGTTCTGGGCTTACTTATTGGACTTGATCGTCATTGGCAGCATCGACAGGCTTTTGATCAAGCCAGTTTTCCGGCTGTTGGATTTTCAACTTCATGATACAAGCATGTTTGCTCCTATTTCCATTCTATTTGCTATCGTATTTTATGGCTATTTTGTATTGATGACCAAATACTTTGGAGCCACGATTGGCAAGATGGTGTTCGGATTACGAGTAATCTCTGTTAAACGTGATCGTTTAACATGGGGGACTGTTCTATTTAGAGAGTGGATTGGACGATATATTTCAGCAACTGTCGCCATACTCTATATCCTCGTGGCATTTATGCCAAAGAAGCAGGGGCTGCATGATGTTTTTGCAGACACCACCGTGATTCATGAAAGAAGGCTCGAAACTGAAAGCTTCAGCAACTTATAA
- the sppA gene encoding signal peptide peptidase SppA translates to MNKKRWGALAIAAALFIVSIIVNFASMALTTDWTKGFEEMFAADQAFSEDIIDDGDESKKIVVLHVDGVIQDTGDAGSFLQSSGYNHKEFMEQLNQVKDDDSVKGAIIRINSPGGGVMESAEIHDKIVEIQKETKKPIYVSMGSMAASGGYYISTPADKIFASPETLTGSLGVIMEGVNYGELAKKYGVDFVTIKSGPYKDIMSPTRPMTDKEKEILQTMINHSYDGFVSVISKGRDIPEEKVREIADGRIYDGRQAKELHLIDEFGYLEDTIDAMKKDEKLKGAQVVSYGTNMGLNSLFGMSAQKILGPKIFGDDIEMNGLMKVLSQPNAPKLMYLYAK, encoded by the coding sequence ATGAATAAAAAGAGATGGGGAGCTTTAGCCATCGCAGCAGCCCTATTCATCGTTTCCATCATTGTCAATTTTGCCAGTATGGCATTGACAACGGATTGGACAAAGGGATTTGAAGAAATGTTTGCCGCTGATCAGGCTTTTTCGGAAGACATAATCGATGACGGGGATGAATCTAAGAAAATTGTCGTCCTTCATGTGGACGGAGTGATCCAGGATACAGGGGATGCCGGTTCATTCTTGCAGAGCAGCGGCTATAATCATAAAGAATTCATGGAGCAGCTCAACCAAGTAAAAGATGATGATTCTGTGAAAGGCGCCATCATCCGAATCAATTCACCGGGCGGAGGGGTTATGGAATCTGCTGAGATACACGATAAAATCGTTGAAATTCAAAAAGAAACGAAAAAGCCGATTTATGTATCCATGGGATCAATGGCTGCATCGGGAGGCTATTACATATCCACCCCTGCGGATAAAATCTTTGCGAGCCCGGAAACATTGACAGGTTCTCTCGGTGTCATCATGGAAGGTGTGAACTACGGAGAACTTGCCAAGAAATATGGAGTGGACTTTGTGACCATCAAAAGCGGCCCGTATAAAGATATCATGAGTCCGACAAGACCGATGACCGATAAGGAAAAAGAAATACTTCAAACAATGATCAACCATTCCTATGATGGTTTTGTCAGTGTCATATCAAAAGGGAGAGACATCCCTGAAGAAAAGGTAAGAGAAATTGCCGATGGGCGCATTTATGACGGCAGACAGGCAAAAGAATTGCATTTAATCGATGAATTCGGCTACCTGGAAGATACGATTGACGCCATGAAGAAAGACGAAAAGCTTAAAGGTGCCCAAGTTGTGAGCTATGGGACCAACATGGGATTGAATTCTTTATTTGGCATGAGTGCACAAAAAATCCTCGGCCCTAAGATCTTCGGCGACGACATTGAAATGAATGGGCTAATGAAGGTTCTTTCACAGCCAAATGCGCCGAAATTGATGTACTTATATGCTAAATAG
- a CDS encoding NAD kinase has translation MTDRRNLYFFHNQDADMLEKVEPLYDLAQRYGFSIVKESKDANIIVSVGGDGTFLQAVRKTGFRQDALYAGISTTGTLSMYCDFHINETSKMIDAMTKEQIEIRRYPTIKVTIDEGVSFECLNEFSIRSGIIKTFVMDVFIDDIHFETFRGDGMILATPTGSTAYNKSVNGAVVDPMLPCIQVSELASLNNNRYRTLGSSFILSGERTLTLSVVQHGNSHPTMGIDNEALSIQNVKTVKVVLSGNKIKTVKLKDNSFWEKVKRSFL, from the coding sequence ATGACAGACCGGAGAAATCTTTACTTTTTTCACAACCAGGATGCAGATATGCTTGAAAAAGTCGAACCTCTCTACGATTTGGCACAAAGATATGGTTTTTCAATCGTCAAAGAATCAAAAGATGCCAATATCATTGTCAGTGTAGGAGGAGACGGCACATTCCTGCAGGCAGTCAGAAAGACTGGATTTCGCCAGGATGCCCTCTATGCCGGGATTTCCACCACTGGTACGCTGAGTATGTATTGTGATTTTCATATTAATGAAACCTCTAAAATGATTGATGCAATGACAAAAGAACAAATCGAAATCAGGCGCTATCCGACCATCAAAGTCACCATCGACGAAGGCGTTTCATTTGAATGCCTTAATGAATTCAGCATCCGTTCCGGCATCATCAAGACATTTGTCATGGATGTTTTTATTGATGATATCCACTTTGAGACTTTCAGGGGAGACGGCATGATACTGGCGACTCCGACCGGAAGCACAGCATATAATAAATCAGTCAATGGGGCAGTTGTCGATCCAATGCTCCCTTGCATACAGGTCAGCGAACTTGCCTCTCTCAATAATAATCGCTACCGGACCTTGGGTTCCTCCTTTATCTTAAGCGGTGAAAGGACATTGACATTATCCGTGGTCCAACATGGAAACAGCCATCCGACCATGGGGATTGATAACGAAGCCCTAAGCATCCAAAACGTCAAAACCGTAAAAGTAGTTTTGAGCGGAAATAAAATCAAGACAGTAAAACTGAAAGACAACTCTTTCTGGGAAAAAGTCAAAAGATCTTTCCTTTAA
- the rarD gene encoding EamA family transporter RarD: MDNNQQRGMLYAAFSYFIWGILPIYWKWLNHVPSDEILANRVFWSFWFMIILLSASKKLGAFFRTFKEMKARTKLALTAASLLISANWFVYIWAVNSNQMVEASLGYYINPLVSVLLGVFILKESLSRAQAVSFVLAAIGVLILTISYGQFPWISFTLAFSFGLYGLAKKMIKVDSAIGLTLETMVVAPIALAYMIYLMVIGKESLFHVSASTDFLLMGAGAATAIPLLFFAKGAQQIPLYMLGFLQYIAPTLTLLLGVFVYKEPFTGIDLVSFFFIWSALLIFTVSRTKWYTNRTVKLQKKSA; the protein is encoded by the coding sequence ATGGATAACAATCAGCAAAGAGGAATGCTTTATGCAGCTTTCTCCTATTTTATTTGGGGGATCCTGCCGATTTATTGGAAATGGCTTAACCATGTTCCGTCTGATGAAATCTTGGCCAACCGGGTATTCTGGTCTTTTTGGTTCATGATCATCTTATTATCAGCTTCTAAGAAATTAGGTGCATTCTTCCGTACCTTTAAAGAAATGAAGGCAAGAACGAAGCTTGCACTGACGGCTGCTTCCCTTTTAATCAGTGCGAACTGGTTTGTTTACATTTGGGCGGTTAATTCCAATCAAATGGTTGAAGCCAGCCTTGGCTACTATATCAATCCCTTGGTCAGCGTCCTATTAGGTGTTTTTATACTTAAGGAATCCCTATCAAGGGCACAAGCGGTTTCATTTGTTTTAGCCGCCATAGGGGTATTGATTTTAACTATTTCATATGGACAATTTCCGTGGATTTCATTTACATTGGCCTTTTCATTCGGACTTTATGGCCTTGCAAAGAAAATGATCAAGGTGGATTCCGCTATTGGACTTACACTGGAGACAATGGTGGTTGCCCCTATTGCTTTGGCCTATATGATTTATTTGATGGTGATTGGCAAGGAATCGCTCTTTCATGTTTCAGCATCAACGGATTTTCTTTTGATGGGGGCAGGTGCAGCGACCGCCATCCCGCTATTATTTTTTGCAAAAGGAGCACAGCAGATCCCTCTTTATATGCTTGGATTCCTGCAATATATTGCTCCGACATTGACGCTGCTTCTCGGGGTTTTTGTATATAAGGAGCCCTTTACAGGAATTGATCTTGTTTCCTTTTTCTTTATTTGGAGTGCACTCCTTATTTTTACGGTTTCAAGGACAAAATGGTACACAAATCGTACGGTCAAACTGCAGAAAAAGAGTGCATAA